The Amycolatopsis viridis genome window below encodes:
- a CDS encoding MFS transporter, protein MPPSSVAAVAPARGDTNANRWWILVVIGFAQLMVVLDSTIVNIALPSAQHDLAFSDDVRQWVGTAYALAFGSLLLLGGRVADLFGRRPAFLVGLAGFALMSALGGAANGIELLIVARAGQGVFGALLAPAALSLLSTTFTDPAERGKAFGVFGAIAGGGAAIGLLLGGALTQYLDWRWCMFVNIVFAAVAFAGAVAMLRPLPRTGGRPKLDVPGTLTASAGLFALVQGVAHAEAEPWSAVSVWGFLAVGVALLTLFVYLQTTVEYPLLPMRVLFDRDRGGSFLSVFLRGIGMFPVLLFLTYYLQRDLGFAPITSGVAFLPMVATLMAGAAAASGVLSKFGSRALISLGMLIAAAALCWLSAIDTVSTYFSGVLFPLMVFGLGIGVSTAPAMSAATTGVRAGDAGVASATVHTAQQIGGSIGTALVSTLVANAVTTFTGGTAPVPGLAAEAAVHGYRVAFSWSAGFFAFGTVVCAVLLRPRARDASGRNRPQ, encoded by the coding sequence ATGCCGCCGTCATCCGTTGCTGCCGTCGCACCCGCACGGGGGGACACGAACGCGAACCGCTGGTGGATCCTGGTGGTGATCGGCTTTGCGCAGCTCATGGTCGTGCTGGACTCCACGATCGTGAACATCGCACTGCCGTCGGCGCAACACGACCTCGCGTTTTCCGACGACGTGCGCCAATGGGTGGGCACGGCGTACGCACTCGCATTCGGCAGCCTTTTGCTGCTGGGCGGCCGGGTCGCCGACTTGTTCGGCCGCAGACCGGCCTTTCTGGTAGGGCTGGCCGGTTTTGCCCTGATGTCCGCGCTGGGCGGTGCGGCGAACGGCATCGAACTGCTGATCGTCGCCCGCGCCGGGCAGGGGGTGTTCGGCGCGTTGCTCGCGCCGGCCGCGCTCTCGCTGCTCAGCACGACGTTCACCGATCCCGCGGAACGGGGCAAGGCGTTCGGTGTCTTCGGAGCGATCGCCGGGGGCGGTGCCGCGATCGGGCTGCTGCTCGGCGGCGCGCTGACCCAGTACCTCGACTGGCGCTGGTGCATGTTCGTGAACATCGTCTTCGCCGCGGTCGCGTTCGCCGGTGCCGTGGCGATGCTGCGCCCGCTTCCCCGCACCGGGGGGCGGCCCAAACTGGACGTCCCCGGCACGCTGACCGCGTCGGCCGGTCTGTTCGCCCTCGTCCAGGGGGTCGCCCACGCGGAGGCCGAGCCGTGGTCGGCCGTCTCGGTGTGGGGTTTCCTGGCCGTCGGCGTGGCGTTGCTGACCCTGTTCGTCTACCTGCAGACCACGGTGGAGTATCCGTTGCTGCCGATGCGCGTGCTGTTCGACCGGGACCGCGGCGGCTCGTTCCTGTCGGTGTTCCTGCGGGGCATTGGGATGTTCCCGGTGTTGCTGTTCCTCACCTACTACCTGCAGCGGGACCTCGGGTTCGCGCCGATCACCAGCGGCGTCGCCTTCCTGCCCATGGTCGCCACCCTGATGGCGGGTGCCGCGGCTGCGAGCGGCGTGCTGTCGAAGTTCGGCTCGCGGGCGCTGATCAGCCTCGGCATGCTCATCGCGGCGGCGGCTCTGTGTTGGCTCAGCGCGATCGACACCGTCAGCACCTACTTCAGCGGGGTGCTGTTCCCGCTGATGGTGTTCGGTCTGGGCATCGGCGTGTCGACGGCGCCCGCGATGAGCGCGGCCACGACGGGGGTGCGGGCCGGCGACGCGGGCGTCGCGTCGGCCACGGTGCACACCGCTCAGCAGATCGGCGGCTCCATCGGCACCGCGCTGGTCAGCACCCTCGTCGCCAACGCGGTGACGACGTTCACGGGCGGCACGGCGCCGGTGCCAGGACTGGCCGCGGAAGCCGCGGTGCACGGCTACCGCGTGGCGTTCTCCTGGTCCGCCGGGTTCTTCGCCTTCGGGACGGTCGTCTGTGCCGTGCTGCTGCGCCCGCGCGCCCGTGACGCGTCAGGCCGCAATCGTCCACAGTGA
- a CDS encoding ArsR/SmtB family transcription factor, whose amino-acid sequence MASTFEVLAEPRRREILDLLRTSERPVGDLVERLSLTQPAVSKHLKVLREAGLVEVRQDAQRRWYRLRSEPLAEIDAWLAPYRRLWNASLDALERHLDTMEEP is encoded by the coding sequence ATGGCATCTACTTTCGAGGTGCTCGCCGAGCCCCGGCGCCGGGAGATCCTCGACCTGCTGCGCACGTCGGAGCGGCCGGTCGGCGATCTCGTCGAGCGCCTGTCCCTGACCCAGCCCGCGGTGTCCAAGCACCTGAAGGTGCTGCGCGAAGCGGGCCTGGTCGAGGTCCGGCAGGACGCGCAGCGGCGCTGGTACCGGCTGCGCTCGGAGCCGCTCGCCGAGATCGACGCGTGGCTGGCGCCCTACCGTCGCCTGTGGAACGCGAGCCTGGACGCCCTGGAACGGCACCTGGACACGATGGAGGAACCGTGA